In Kordia antarctica, the following proteins share a genomic window:
- a CDS encoding SPFH domain-containing protein — translation MVSFFSCKLISEEEILVKPFEIGIYFDDSAGKMTVLNSGKHNIPRSASLFIYSLEDVYVKENIQALTKDKKQIACKVNYRYNLNSKAIRKLHVEVGPNFNERLVLPKIRSVIRKLCSAHDFVDIEASEIEKAITSMFKNDVEYSELIKTISFKLKIKLYKN, via the coding sequence ATGGTATCATTTTTTTCATGTAAACTGATATCAGAAGAAGAAATTCTTGTAAAACCATTTGAAATTGGAATTTATTTTGACGATTCTGCAGGGAAGATGACTGTTTTAAATTCAGGAAAACACAATATTCCGCGTAGTGCTTCACTTTTTATCTATTCGCTTGAAGATGTATATGTTAAAGAAAACATTCAAGCACTAACCAAAGATAAAAAACAGATTGCTTGTAAAGTAAATTATCGGTACAATTTAAACTCAAAAGCAATAAGAAAATTACATGTAGAAGTTGGGCCTAATTTTAATGAAAGACTCGTTTTACCAAAAATACGTTCAGTAATTCGCAAGTTATGTTCTGCACATGATTTTGTAGATATAGAAGCATCTGAAATAGAAAAAGCAATAACATCTATGTTTAAAAACGATGTTGAATATTCAGAATTGATTAAAACTATATCCTTTAAATTAAAGATTAAGCTTTATAAAAATTAG
- a CDS encoding DNA/RNA non-specific endonuclease, with product MKRNKIYPLLVLLIGAAFIVYEKYGENQKENTYNPNVEIHGTKSQTTDSAPKKLTNNYYLPSSTTGQIVHHEGYSLSYDEAFEQAEWVAYELKKNQIVYTDFKRPYFEQDNAVTTESAHWRNYKKSGYDRGHLCPAADRKYSKSAFTETFLTSNISPQEHEFNAGVWNRLEQKVRYWAKKYNGVYVVTGGILENNLHTIGSEDVAVPNYFYKILLDNSGGQTKMIAFLMPHKESNKPLYEFVVSVDEIEKRTGIDFFPALDDSKENKLEASTTYKQWSFR from the coding sequence TTGAAAAGAAACAAAATATATCCTCTATTAGTTCTGTTAATTGGCGCAGCTTTTATTGTCTACGAGAAATACGGAGAAAATCAAAAAGAAAACACATACAATCCGAATGTTGAAATTCACGGAACAAAAAGTCAAACGACTGATAGTGCCCCGAAAAAGCTAACAAATAATTATTACTTACCAAGTTCTACAACGGGACAAATTGTACATCATGAAGGATATTCGTTGTCTTATGATGAAGCTTTTGAGCAAGCAGAATGGGTTGCATATGAGTTGAAAAAGAATCAAATTGTATATACAGATTTCAAACGTCCGTATTTTGAACAAGATAATGCAGTAACAACCGAATCTGCGCATTGGCGAAACTATAAAAAATCTGGCTACGACCGTGGACATTTGTGTCCTGCAGCAGATCGGAAATATAGCAAATCAGCATTTACAGAAACATTTTTAACCAGTAATATTTCTCCGCAAGAACACGAATTTAATGCAGGCGTTTGGAATCGTTTGGAACAAAAAGTTCGCTATTGGGCAAAAAAATACAATGGAGTTTATGTTGTCACAGGTGGAATTTTAGAAAACAATTTACACACTATCGGAAGCGAAGATGTCGCTGTCCCAAATTATTTCTATAAAATACTCTTAGATAATTCTGGCGGACAAACTAAAATGATCGCTTTCTTAATGCCGCATAAAGAATCTAACAAACCTTTATATGAGTTTGTAGTTTCCGTAGACGAAATTGAAAAACGTACAGGAATCGACTTTTTTCCAGCATTAGACGATTCTAAAGAAAATAAATTAGAAGCTTCTACAACGTATAAACAATGGAGTTTTAGATAG
- a CDS encoding ABC transporter permease — protein sequence MSKNSNSLTQLALQKFKKNFWGVLSFCFIAICAFIVIFAYLFTPDDTKNANQMHLSIHSKRPGFSVQMLTIPSTDKEEESFVSSLFFGKENTATEIPIANYKIANNALFITEYSDVVVAGIEKEIPLTSFPTLTQASEIPTQYIQQKTFRLGTDKYGRDVLSRMLIGMRISFTIGFVAVFISLLIGISLGALAGYFEGRIDAIIMWIINVTWSIPTLLLVIAITLALGKGFWQVFIAVGLTMWVEVARIVRGQVLSVKRMQYVTAARALGYHDFRIIIKHILPNIMAPVIVISAANFAAAILIESGLSFLGIGAQPPMPSWGAMIKDHYSYIILGKPYLAIIPGIAIMSLVMAFMLIGNALRDALDVKN from the coding sequence ATGAGTAAAAACTCAAATTCACTAACACAATTAGCGCTCCAAAAATTCAAGAAGAATTTTTGGGGCGTTTTGAGTTTTTGCTTTATTGCAATCTGTGCGTTCATCGTAATTTTCGCGTATCTCTTTACACCAGATGATACTAAGAATGCAAACCAAATGCACTTGTCTATTCATTCCAAAAGACCTGGTTTTTCGGTGCAAATGCTAACAATTCCTTCCACAGACAAAGAGGAAGAAAGCTTTGTAAGTTCGCTGTTTTTTGGGAAAGAAAACACGGCGACTGAAATTCCAATAGCAAACTATAAAATAGCAAACAACGCTTTATTTATCACAGAATATTCAGATGTAGTAGTTGCAGGAATTGAAAAAGAAATTCCACTAACTTCTTTTCCAACATTGACGCAAGCAAGCGAAATCCCAACACAATACATTCAACAAAAAACATTTCGTTTAGGAACCGATAAATACGGAAGAGACGTACTTAGTAGAATGCTTATCGGAATGCGGATTTCGTTTACCATAGGTTTTGTAGCCGTTTTTATTTCACTATTAATAGGAATCTCGTTAGGCGCATTGGCAGGATATTTTGAAGGACGAATTGACGCAATTATCATGTGGATTATAAACGTAACTTGGTCAATTCCGACATTATTACTCGTCATTGCCATTACGCTTGCGCTAGGAAAAGGTTTTTGGCAAGTCTTTATCGCTGTCGGATTAACGATGTGGGTTGAGGTCGCCAGAATTGTACGCGGACAAGTATTAAGCGTGAAGCGAATGCAATACGTAACCGCGGCGCGCGCTTTGGGTTATCACGATTTTAGAATCATCATCAAACATATATTGCCAAACATTATGGCGCCAGTAATTGTAATTTCGGCAGCGAATTTTGCAGCAGCAATTTTAATAGAAAGCGGTTTAAGTTTCTTAGGAATAGGAGCACAGCCGCCAATGCCAAGTTGGGGCGCAATGATAAAAGATCATTATAGTTATATCATTTTAGGAAAACCGTATTTAGCGATTATTCCAGGAATTGCAATTATGAGTTTAGTAATGGCGTTTATGTTGATTGGAAATGCGTTGCGTGATGCGCTAGATGTGAAAAATTAA
- a CDS encoding carboxy terminal-processing peptidase → MKRNKIYLVALLVFAMVSCGFAKKSFDDPEQDKTLVDLISYVLGRWHFEPQEINDEFSENVYNDFINAVDPMRRYFLAADLEEFSQYKDKIDDEIKEPGVQFFSTVHKRLLERMEESKTYQKELLTKPFDFTEDETISRDYKKLAFAKDVAELKERWRKELKFSTLANYDIKLEVDKNKKKEDASHVLKDDVTLEKEARESTGKTYVEFYDLMDDLERKDWFSIYINTIVEEFDPHTSYLAPQDKDRFDMSMSGTLEGIGARLQKRTEGAKIFEVISGGPAWRSKKLEAGDVILKVAQDGEESVDIVGMRLDDAVKLIKGPKGTLVSLTVKKVDGSIEVITIKRDLVEIEETYAKSAVVKKGDRTFGVINLPKFYVNFEDYNKRNAASDVKKEIERLKEQGMEGLVIDLRNNGGGSLKTVVDMAGFFIKDGPVVQVKSSTDGKEVLNDEDSRIQWDGPLVILVNELSASASEILAAALQDYKRAVVIGSKQTYGKGTVQNIVDLNRFVRGGDGNVGALKMTTQKFYRINGGSTQLEGVKSDVVVVDKYSFIDIGEKDQENPLPWDQIEPAEYEIWDGYIDYEKTISRSKERMADNAQLKLIEENAKWIKKRRDENEYPLNYAVYKKKADEDEEYAKRFKALSDYNTQLTFTSLPYEELLMKKDSTLKDKREAWHEELSKDVYVEEAINVLGDIQINNIKKKKRTIVKG, encoded by the coding sequence ATGAAAAGGAATAAAATATACTTAGTGGCACTATTAGTCTTTGCAATGGTGTCTTGCGGCTTTGCAAAAAAATCATTTGATGATCCAGAACAAGATAAAACGTTGGTTGACCTCATTTCTTATGTATTAGGAAGATGGCACTTTGAACCACAAGAAATCAATGATGAGTTTTCTGAAAATGTATACAATGACTTCATCAACGCTGTTGATCCGATGCGACGTTACTTTTTAGCAGCCGATTTGGAAGAATTTAGTCAATATAAAGATAAGATTGACGACGAAATTAAAGAACCAGGTGTGCAGTTTTTTAGTACTGTACACAAGCGCTTGCTAGAACGTATGGAAGAATCTAAAACGTATCAAAAAGAACTTCTCACAAAACCGTTTGACTTTACCGAAGATGAAACTATTAGTAGAGATTATAAAAAGTTAGCGTTTGCGAAAGATGTTGCCGAATTAAAAGAACGTTGGAGAAAAGAATTAAAATTTTCTACATTGGCTAACTACGACATCAAACTTGAAGTTGATAAGAACAAGAAGAAAGAAGATGCTTCACACGTACTCAAAGACGATGTAACGTTGGAAAAAGAAGCGCGCGAATCTACGGGAAAAACATATGTTGAGTTTTATGATTTAATGGATGATTTAGAACGTAAAGATTGGTTCAGTATCTATATAAACACTATTGTAGAAGAATTTGATCCGCATACCTCATACTTAGCACCACAAGACAAAGATCGTTTTGACATGAGCATGTCTGGAACGTTAGAAGGAATTGGAGCGCGTTTGCAAAAACGTACAGAAGGCGCAAAAATATTTGAAGTCATTTCTGGTGGACCAGCGTGGAGAAGTAAAAAACTAGAAGCTGGCGATGTTATATTAAAAGTAGCTCAAGACGGCGAAGAATCAGTTGATATTGTAGGAATGCGATTGGATGATGCTGTAAAACTAATCAAAGGACCAAAAGGAACATTGGTGAGTTTAACAGTTAAAAAAGTAGACGGTTCTATTGAAGTAATTACTATTAAAAGAGACTTAGTAGAAATTGAAGAAACCTATGCAAAATCTGCGGTTGTGAAAAAAGGAGATCGCACATTTGGTGTGATTAACTTGCCAAAATTCTATGTAAACTTTGAAGATTACAACAAAAGAAATGCTGCAAGCGACGTAAAAAAAGAAATTGAGCGTCTAAAAGAACAAGGAATGGAAGGTTTAGTAATAGACCTAAGAAATAATGGCGGCGGATCGTTAAAAACCGTAGTTGATATGGCTGGATTCTTTATCAAAGATGGACCTGTTGTACAAGTAAAAAGCTCTACAGATGGAAAAGAAGTATTAAACGATGAAGACAGTCGCATTCAATGGGACGGACCATTAGTAATTTTAGTAAATGAATTATCTGCTTCAGCTTCTGAAATATTAGCAGCAGCATTACAAGATTACAAAAGAGCTGTTGTTATTGGAAGTAAACAAACCTACGGGAAAGGAACGGTTCAAAACATTGTAGACTTAAACAGATTTGTAAGAGGCGGCGACGGAAATGTTGGAGCTTTAAAAATGACAACGCAAAAATTTTATAGAATCAATGGTGGATCAACACAATTAGAAGGTGTAAAAAGTGATGTCGTTGTCGTTGATAAATATAGTTTTATTGACATAGGAGAAAAAGATCAGGAAAATCCATTACCTTGGGATCAAATTGAGCCAGCAGAATACGAAATTTGGGACGGTTATATCGACTATGAAAAGACGATTAGTAGAAGTAAAGAACGTATGGCAGACAATGCACAATTAAAGTTAATTGAAGAAAATGCAAAGTGGATTAAAAAACGTCGTGATGAGAATGAATATCCATTAAACTATGCAGTATACAAGAAAAAAGCTGATGAAGATGAAGAATATGCAAAACGATTCAAAGCACTTTCTGATTACAATACGCAATTGACGTTTACATCATTGCCGTATGAAGAATTGCTCATGAAAAAAGATTCTACTTTAAAAGACAAAAGAGAAGCTTGGCATGAAGAGTTATCGAAAGATGTGTACGTAGAAGAAGCAATCAACGTATTAGGAGATATTCAAATCAACAACATCAAAAAGAAGAAAAGAACGATTGTAAAAGGATAA
- the surE gene encoding 5'/3'-nucleotidase SurE: protein MKDRPLILVTNDDGITAPGLRALIEVMNELGDVFVVAPDSPQSGTGHAITSNATIYCTAITIDEGDQIEYSSSGTPVDCVKLAVNEILNRKPDICVSGINHGSNSSINVIYSGTMSAAVEAGIEGIPAIGFSLLDYDWEANFEATKKYVKKITQKVLDHGLPEGVVLNVNFPKLKEKDIKGIRICRQAKAYWEEDFDKRTNPNGKQYYWLSGKFVNKDKGQDTDEWALANGYVSLVPVMFDLTAHHAIQKLNSLGFNEK from the coding sequence ATGAAAGATAGACCGTTAATTTTAGTTACCAACGACGATGGTATTACCGCGCCAGGATTACGCGCACTGATTGAAGTAATGAACGAATTGGGCGATGTTTTTGTAGTAGCTCCTGATAGTCCACAGAGTGGAACAGGACATGCAATTACGTCAAATGCTACTATTTATTGTACCGCAATTACAATTGATGAAGGCGACCAGATTGAATATTCTAGTTCTGGAACACCTGTTGATTGCGTAAAACTTGCCGTAAACGAAATTTTGAATCGTAAACCAGATATTTGTGTTTCTGGAATTAATCACGGTTCTAATTCTTCTATTAATGTAATTTATTCTGGAACCATGAGTGCTGCTGTTGAAGCTGGTATTGAGGGAATTCCTGCAATTGGATTTTCATTGTTAGATTATGATTGGGAAGCAAATTTTGAAGCTACAAAAAAGTATGTGAAGAAAATTACGCAAAAAGTACTTGACCACGGTTTACCAGAAGGTGTTGTACTAAACGTAAACTTTCCAAAATTGAAAGAAAAAGATATTAAAGGAATTCGTATTTGCAGACAGGCAAAAGCGTATTGGGAAGAAGATTTTGATAAACGTACCAATCCGAACGGAAAACAATATTATTGGCTTTCTGGAAAATTTGTAAATAAGGATAAAGGACAAGATACGGACGAATGGGCATTGGCAAACGGATATGTTTCGTTGGTTCCAGTAATGTTCGATTTGACGGCGCATCACGCCATTCAAAAACTTAATAGTTTAGGATTTAATGAAAAATAA
- the lpxB gene encoding lipid-A-disaccharide synthase, whose protein sequence is MKYYIIAGEASGDLHGSNLMKAIAKQDSNADFRFWGGDLMQEVGGILVKHYKERAIMGFIEVIMNLRKVLGMISFCKKDIKQYQPAVVIFIDNSGFNLRIAKWAKTEGFKTNYYISPQVWASRASRVESIKRDVDEMFVILPFEKEFYKKYDYDVHFVGHPLLDAIADRKPSDPKKFKAAFGLDERPIIALLPGSRKQEITKMLSVMLSVVEDFSKYQFVIAGAPSQEQSFYETFTKKSAVHFVSNRTYDLLSVSHAALVTSGTATLETALYKVPQVVCYKGSAISYQIIKRIITLKYISLVNLILDKEVVTELIQSDFNTKRLTSELHKILDEATRVKLFTDYFALEQKLGGKGASENVAKLICKAIM, encoded by the coding sequence ATGAAGTATTACATTATTGCAGGAGAAGCTTCGGGAGATTTGCATGGTTCTAATTTAATGAAAGCCATTGCAAAACAAGATTCCAATGCCGATTTCAGGTTTTGGGGCGGAGATTTGATGCAAGAAGTTGGTGGTATTTTAGTCAAACACTATAAAGAACGTGCTATTATGGGATTCATTGAAGTTATAATGAATCTCCGGAAAGTTTTAGGCATGATTTCTTTTTGCAAGAAAGATATTAAACAATATCAACCAGCTGTTGTCATTTTTATTGATAACTCTGGTTTTAACCTTCGTATTGCAAAATGGGCAAAAACAGAAGGCTTCAAAACCAACTATTATATATCTCCACAAGTTTGGGCAAGTAGAGCTAGCAGAGTAGAAAGTATTAAGAGAGATGTTGACGAGATGTTCGTTATTCTTCCTTTTGAAAAAGAATTCTACAAAAAATATGATTATGATGTTCATTTTGTTGGTCATCCATTGTTAGATGCTATTGCAGATAGAAAACCTTCTGATCCAAAGAAATTTAAAGCAGCTTTTGGTTTGGATGAACGTCCAATTATCGCCTTACTTCCAGGTAGTAGAAAGCAAGAAATTACCAAAATGCTTTCCGTGATGCTTTCCGTTGTAGAAGATTTCTCAAAATATCAGTTTGTAATTGCTGGCGCACCAAGTCAAGAGCAATCATTTTACGAAACGTTTACTAAAAAATCGGCGGTTCATTTTGTGAGCAATCGTACGTATGACTTGTTGTCCGTTTCGCATGCTGCCTTAGTTACTTCTGGAACTGCAACTTTAGAAACTGCATTGTATAAAGTACCGCAAGTAGTTTGTTATAAAGGAAGTGCGATTTCGTATCAAATTATAAAACGAATCATTACGTTAAAGTATATTTCGTTAGTGAATTTGATTTTAGATAAAGAAGTCGTTACTGAGTTGATTCAATCAGATTTCAATACAAAAAGATTGACCTCAGAACTCCATAAGATTCTGGATGAAGCAACCAGAGTCAAGTTATTCACAGATTATTTTGCCTTAGAGCAAAAGTTAGGCGGAAAAGGCGCGAGTGAGAATGTTGCGAAGTTGATTTGTAAAGCTATTATGTAA
- a CDS encoding C40 family peptidase yields MIRKFLLLLLSVFIVSCGSSKKTSSKRTVYKKTTSAKTTSRKDTKKTFDKANAIVKTAKAYKGTRYKYGGTTKKGMDCSGLTYVAFKANQVQLPRVSYQQATRGKRIKLSAVKKGDLLFFKTNKNRKRINHVGLVVAHKRGIITFIHSTTSRGVLISSLDERYWKNAFTEARRVL; encoded by the coding sequence ATGATTCGCAAATTTCTGCTACTTCTCCTTTCCGTTTTTATAGTTTCTTGTGGCTCTTCTAAGAAAACATCTTCTAAAAGAACCGTTTATAAAAAGACAACTAGCGCAAAAACGACTTCACGAAAAGACACGAAAAAAACTTTTGATAAGGCAAATGCGATTGTGAAAACTGCCAAAGCTTATAAAGGAACGCGCTATAAATATGGAGGAACTACCAAAAAAGGAATGGATTGTTCCGGATTGACCTACGTTGCTTTTAAAGCAAATCAAGTACAATTGCCAAGAGTTTCGTATCAGCAAGCAACACGCGGAAAACGTATTAAATTGAGCGCTGTAAAAAAAGGCGATTTGTTATTTTTTAAAACCAATAAGAATAGAAAACGTATTAATCATGTTGGTTTGGTTGTAGCACATAAACGCGGAATTATTACGTTTATTCACTCCACCACTTCTAGAGGTGTTTTGATTTCTTCTTTGGACGAACGCTATTGGAAAAATGCTTTTACTGAAGCGCGGAGAGTTCTTTAG